The following are from one region of the Dreissena polymorpha isolate Duluth1 chromosome 2, UMN_Dpol_1.0, whole genome shotgun sequence genome:
- the LOC127865909 gene encoding ragulator complex protein LAMTOR3-B-like, protein MSEELKVHFNKILQSIEGLMAIIITDRDGVPVFKVSTEHCPELVLRHTFLGTFGLAANQASKLGMSDNKSIICMYENYQVVQINKPPLLLTYVASSDSNTGVLLDLDNSFQDALQDLRRVVNT, encoded by the exons ATGTCAGAG GAGCTTAAGGTGCACTTTAATAAAATACTGCAAAG TATTGAAGGTCTCATGGCCATAATTATCACTGACAGAGATGGGGTTCCAGTCTTTAAAG TTTCCACTGAACACTGTCCAGAGCTGGTTTTGCGGCACACTTTTCTAGGAACATTCGGCTTAGCTGCAAATCAGGCCAGCAAACTGGGAATGTCTGATAACAAATCCATCATATGCATGTATGAGAATTACCAG GTTGTTCAAATAAACAAGCCCCCTTTGCTACTGACATATGTTGCTTCTAGTGACTCAAATACAG GTGTGTTGTTGGACTTGGACAACAGCTTTCAAGATGCTCTTCAAGACTTACGTAGAGTCGTTAATACATAG